agagggcaagcgagaggggcaagggctgaggagcgtggctgaagctggagcaggtgcctgcagaggtctctgtgcctgcctgggtgctgcaggggccgtcgaggagaagcccgaggtcggtcacgggtagccgtaagagtaggctctggcgtggtccttctgccgctgcaCGAAGAATTGCACGGGGCCGATCTTCATCTGGTGGGCCGCCCGCTGacgctcctcctgggccagcttcttcaggcgctcccgctcgggacgctgctgcggcgtgatgggcaccgactCCTCCAGCGTCTTGGCCCCGCTGGCCTGGGGACAGAGCCTGTCCTGGGGCCGCACGGCACGGGGCTCCCCACTCGGAGTCTCCGGCAGCAGCCGCGCTCTGCGGGGAGCTGGTGCCGCTGCTCCttgcccccctgcagcccccgggctTCGCGCTCTCTTCACCGGTGCCGTGGTGCTGTTGATCGCCAgctgctgcccgctgctgcctgcttccctgctgctgccagccaccGTGCTGCTGCCACGCGTCTTCCCCTGGCACGGTCTCTTGCGGCCTtggccagcctggcccagcAGCATCTTCCTCTCCTTGCGGGGGGGGTTCTCTGTCGTCGGCctcctgtgctggcagctctgcgCTGTcccgggggtgctgctgggcgcGGGGCGCTTGGCCCCCCGCTCGGTGCCGGTGGACGCAGGGGCAGCCAGGGGGCTCTTGAGGGGACCCAGGGGGCGTTTGGGCAGGGGTCTCCTATGGTCACTGCGGCCCTTGGGGTTGGGGCGTTTCTTGGGGGAACTCGGGGGGGATTTGGGCTGGGCTCTACTAAGGGCACTGAGGACCTGGGTGTCAGGGAGGCTCCTGGGGGGACTCAGGGGTGGACTGGGTAGGGGGCTCCTAAGCGCACTGGGCAGGGGactggctgcagggctgaggggggggctcaCTGCTGGCACGACGGGGGACTGCAGCGACAGCCCACCCTCAAGCTTCTCGGGGCGCAccccagggcttgaggggacctcaccgAGGGCTCCTGTGGCTTCCAGTCCCTGCGTGCTcggctcctcgatgtcctcgcagaggtcgggcagctgggagaggaagCGGCTGAGGGCAGGACTGCTGGGCAAATCGGGGAAGGCGTCCTGGGGCTCCACGGCATCGagccagctgagcagctcctccatgtCGGGGATGGGGATGTCCAGGTGGGCCAGGAGCTCGTCCTGCacgtgctgcagctgctggctgtcccctgccagctctggAAAGGCCTCGGCcaaggcatcggggcccagctcgGGCAGCTGcgggggctcctcaggcacctgcGGGGCTGTCGCCGCTGAGGACGAAGCAAGAAAATCCCCCAAGACGGGCGATGTCAGCTTTCCCGTGGCCCCTGGGTGTGGGGCCACAAGCGgccggctgtgccagccccaaactcaccgtcgggcgtcgccgtctgggtgctggcggtccttggagcctgggcaggctcggggggagtggggccgggcagcgggggcccctggtcctcgctgagccccacggcgtgcaagcagggctccggcagctgcccccggctgctgctcagggtgcGGGGCGTGGGGagcgcctgcccccgcagcggaggccccggGACGAGGGGTGGCGAGGGGTTGCGCTGGGCGGGGGCCTGcaacaggcaggtgcctgcggggtgcaggagctccccatggagcacggccctgggccgCAGCCCCAGCGCATGGTGGGGCACCAGTGTCCCCGTCACCATGGGCTGTCCCCACTGATGgacgggggcacagggaggagcggtgtgggggagctgccccacggcggggagctgcaccagctgcagctggtgccccatggttgggagctgcaccagctgcaggttttgccccacagcggggagctgccccacagcagggagctgccccacggcggggagctgcccaagctgcaggtggtgcccctgggctgggaggtgccccccaggtggcagctgcaccccggcggggagctgcagcacctgcccctggacccccggcaccacgtgccagacggtggcctggggcagcgcggaggggagggtgggtacctgcaggggctgcaagggcagcgccgtcgctccggggagggagggcagcagccaggcagccaccgttggcggcacggctgggacgacgaagggggagttttgcgtctgcgcAAGCCGCAgaagccgtctggggaaaccctctgtgggaaaaagggcgctgggctgagctctggggcgctgggctcgccagcagggccgcagccccgggaggagcgggagccggctgctggacctgccatggtggctggagagtggggcggttgcttggggaacccGCGCAACGGCcgttccgtcccaacggctgaccagcccctcgccgacatcttggggaggactgcaggctttggagccaagcaggctgcccagcgcaagacttggccatccccagcaggcttgccctcccacgcagcacttgccatgcccaccACGCTTCCACACCGCCTCTTGCCCGTcctgagcatttcccagcccaggaccagctttcATCCTCATGGTCATTTCCCATCCTGACAAGCTCACAAGATAACAGATTCCCAtacaaaagatttcccatcaacacaagcagatttttcccttcatccaaagagatctcgtcccaaagaattcccctctcttggaggacttttccaagtatttccttccccagggaatggtacccaccccattcaagacttcccatccAAGTACTTTCCCATCCCAGGAGTGCCTGcccatcccaaggcttttgcttcccaatgcTTTCAAACCCTGGGcacatttcccatctctttcattGCCGAGCCCAATGCCTttccaccccaaggaagtcttcccagCCCAGCAAGGATTTCTCGGCGCACTCATCCTTTCCCAGcccattcccatttcccactttcACCATCCAACACACAGCTTGGCCAGCCCACAGCTCTAGAGAGGGATTGGGACGATGCTGATAGACACAAGGTCACGGGGATTTGCTGTGCTGACGATTGCTCTTTCTTACAGATCAACACAGATCCCCAGTCCCAAGGGCGCCAGGCAGAATCTGGCCAATATGTAGATTCAaggctcttccatttcctaccgggaaagaaagagatctgtgcgtttctctctctccacctccagaaaaagagaggaaggggagagcgctaatgaacaggagcatgctcagctcagccaccggcatggaggctgcccgctcctcagcacctcgaagcagcagcaccttcaagtctcctcctgcagca
This genomic stretch from Anas platyrhynchos isolate ZD024472 breed Pekin duck chromosome 23, IASCAAS_PekinDuck_T2T, whole genome shotgun sequence harbors:
- the LOC139999307 gene encoding uncharacterized protein, giving the protein MVTGTLVPHHALGLRPRAVLHGELLHPAGTCLLQAPAQRNPSPPLVPGPPLRGQALPTPRTLSSSRGQLPEPCLHAVGLSEDQGPPLPGPTPPEPAQAPRTASTQTATPDAATAPQVPEEPPQLPELGPDALAEAFPELAGDSQQLQHVQDELLAHLDIPIPDMEELLSWLDAVEPQDAFPDLPSSPALSRFLSQLPDLCEDIEEPSTQGLEATGALGEVPSSPGVRPEKLEGGLSLQSPVVPAVSPPLSPAASPLPSALRSPLPSPPLSPPRSLPDTQVLSALSRAQPKSPPSSPKKRPNPKGRSDHRRPLPKRPLGPLKSPLAAPASTGTERGAKRPAPSSTPGTAQSCQHRRPTTENPPRKERKMLLGQAGQGRKRPCQGKTRGSSTVAGSSREAGSSGQQLAINSTTAPASGAKTLEESVPITPQQRPERERLKKLAQEERQRAAHQMKIGPVQFFVQRQKDHARAYSYGYP